The sequence below is a genomic window from Longimicrobium sp..
AGCGGAAGGGACCTCTCCGCTTCGCGAGGTATCGTAGTTGCAAGCGGTTACCCATTCCCGATTCCCCATTCCCCATTCCCCGCAGTTCCATGCACAAGTCCATCGAATCCCTGATCCGCGAGGCCGACGAGACCGGCCGCACCCTGGCGCAGGTGGTGCTCGACACCGAGTCGGCGGAGAGCGGCAGGGCGCCCGAGGAGATCCGCGGAAGGATCGCGAGGACGCTGCGGGTGATGCGCGGCGCCATCGACGAGGGGCTCAAGGGCGAGGTTCGCTCCGCCAGCGGCCTCACGGGTGGGCGCGCGCGGCGGCTGATGGAGAACGGGCCGCGGCTGCTGGGCGCCCGGCTCACCGAGACGCTCGCCCGCGCCATCTCGACCCTCGAGGTCAACGCGGCGATGGGGCTGATCGTGGCCGCGCCCACGGCTGGCGCGGCGGGGGTGCTCCCGGCGGTGCTCATCAGCATGGACGAGTTCCAGGAGCTGGGGGAGGAGCGGCTGATCGACGCCATGCTGGTCGCCGGCGGCGTGGGTGGGGTCATCGCCCACCGCGCGTCACTCGCCGGCGCGGAGGGCGGGTGCCAGGCGGAGACGGGTACGGCGGCGGCCATGTCCAGCGCGGCCGTCTCGTACCTGCACGGCGGCACGCACGAGCAGATCTC
It includes:
- the sdaAA gene encoding L-serine ammonia-lyase, iron-sulfur-dependent, subunit alpha, with the translated sequence MHKSIESLIREADETGRTLAQVVLDTESAESGRAPEEIRGRIARTLRVMRGAIDEGLKGEVRSASGLTGGRARRLMENGPRLLGARLTETLARAISTLEVNAAMGLIVAAPTAGAAGVLPAVLISMDEFQELGEERLIDAMLVAGGVGGVIAHRASLAGAEGGCQAETGTAAAMSSAAVSYLHGGTHEQISTAVALTLQGMLGLICDPIGGLVEIPCIYRNASAAMQAIAGAEMALAGLDFPVSADEVIDVMGDVGRRMPRAFRETAEGGLATTPSARKLVQLRPRAGAVGSGN